From Candidatus Thermokryptus mobilis, the proteins below share one genomic window:
- the aroE gene encoding shikimate dehydrogenase, with translation MEINAETKIVGLIGHPITHSFSPLIHNFAFDILGLNYKYLVFDVLPENLKDAIKGIVSLGIKGINVTIPHKETVLQNLDDASSEARIIGAVNTIVNDNGILKGFNTDVFGFTESLREFKDMVSNTPAFIFGAGGSARAVIYSLITNFQPERITIANRNLSRAESIARYFSQVLGYKNFEVKEFFLPEISADIKSSRLIVNTTPIGMYPNSDDIPIQSDDIFHPGQIVYDLVYNPPFTRFLKFAQEKGATVISGIDMLILQASKSFELWTGKQMPVGEVKRFLIQKLKSRRRKK, from the coding sequence ATGGAAATCAACGCTGAAACAAAAATCGTCGGACTCATAGGGCATCCTATAACCCATTCGTTTTCCCCTTTAATTCATAACTTCGCTTTTGATATACTTGGGCTAAATTATAAATACCTCGTTTTTGATGTCTTGCCTGAAAATTTAAAAGACGCCATCAAAGGAATTGTATCACTTGGAATAAAAGGAATCAATGTTACAATACCGCACAAAGAAACAGTTTTACAAAACCTTGATGATGCTTCTTCAGAAGCACGAATTATCGGCGCAGTGAATACCATCGTGAATGACAATGGAATCTTGAAAGGATTCAACACGGATGTTTTCGGTTTCACCGAATCATTGAGGGAATTCAAGGACATGGTATCAAATACACCCGCATTTATTTTTGGCGCTGGTGGCTCAGCAAGAGCCGTGATATATTCGCTCATAACAAATTTTCAGCCGGAAAGGATTACAATAGCGAACAGAAATTTGTCAAGGGCTGAAAGCATAGCAAGATATTTCTCTCAAGTTCTCGGATATAAAAATTTTGAGGTCAAGGAGTTTTTCTTGCCTGAAATATCAGCTGATATAAAATCATCACGGCTTATTGTAAACACGACCCCAATTGGGATGTATCCGAACTCGGATGATATTCCAATTCAAAGCGACGATATATTTCACCCCGGGCAAATTGTCTACGACCTTGTTTATAACCCACCTTTTACGAGATTTTTAAAATTTGCGCAAGAAAAAGGAGCAACTGTAATAAGCGGAATTGACATGCTTATTCTTCAAGCAAGTAAATCATTTGAACTTTGGACCGGCAAGCAGATGCCTGTGGGAGAGGTTAAGAGGTTTTTAATTCAAAAATTAAAATCAAGGCGAAGAAAAAAATGA
- the larE gene encoding ATP-dependent sacrificial sulfur transferase LarE — translation MTLQDKYERLKKIIEEMGSIVIGFSGGVDSTLLLKVAHDILKDKVIAVIGKSETYPEEEFNEAIKLAEFIGVRYKIVATEETDNLKFAENPPDRCYYCKTELFTKLKEIAKAEGIKWIADGTNADDVKDFRPGLRAVRENNIRSPLLEAGLTKTEIRELSRTLGLPTWDKPSFACLSSRFPYGMPIDREKLKKIDKAESFLRKLGLKVFRVRLIDENTVRIETGREEFKKFFDDDFRIKVVSELKNLGFIYITLDLEGYRTGSMNEVLKIEVKQSILQT, via the coding sequence ATGACGCTTCAAGATAAATACGAACGCTTGAAAAAAATAATTGAAGAGATGGGCTCTATCGTAATTGGGTTCTCAGGTGGTGTGGATAGTACTCTTTTGTTAAAGGTTGCTCATGATATTTTAAAAGACAAAGTAATTGCTGTCATCGGAAAATCAGAAACATATCCAGAGGAAGAATTCAACGAGGCGATAAAGCTTGCAGAATTTATAGGTGTAAGGTATAAAATCGTCGCAACGGAAGAAACCGATAATTTAAAATTTGCTGAAAATCCCCCCGATAGATGCTACTATTGTAAAACCGAACTTTTCACAAAGCTAAAAGAAATCGCAAAAGCAGAGGGAATAAAATGGATAGCTGATGGGACTAATGCCGATGATGTCAAGGACTTCAGACCCGGCTTAAGGGCTGTCAGAGAAAATAATATCCGCTCACCACTTCTTGAAGCAGGTCTTACAAAAACCGAGATAAGAGAACTTTCACGCACCCTTGGACTCCCGACTTGGGACAAACCCTCTTTCGCTTGCCTTTCATCCAGATTCCCTTATGGAATGCCAATTGATAGGGAAAAACTTAAAAAGATAGACAAAGCAGAATCATTTCTGCGTAAACTTGGCTTAAAAGTGTTTAGAGTCAGATTGATTGACGAGAACACAGTCAGGATTGAAACCGGGAGAGAAGAATTTAAAAAATTTTTTGATGACGATTTCAGAATCAAAGTTGTAAGTGAATTAAAAAATCTTGGCTTCATTTACATTACGCTTGACCTTGAGGGATACAGAACTGGGAGCATGAATGAGGTTTTGAAAATTGAAGTTAAACAAAGCATACTTCAAACTTAA
- a CDS encoding GYD domain-containing protein — protein sequence MAIYFLFGKYSQEAMKGMSPQRTEEAHKLIEKFGGKVKEIYALLGEIDLVIIADFPGNSEAMKASISLSKLTNISFKTAPAVTVEEFDKMIQEL from the coding sequence ATGGCGATTTATTTTCTCTTTGGGAAATACTCTCAAGAAGCGATGAAGGGAATGTCACCGCAACGAACAGAGGAAGCACACAAGCTTATTGAAAAGTTTGGCGGGAAAGTGAAAGAGATTTACGCTCTGCTTGGAGAGATTGACCTCGTGATAATAGCTGATTTCCCGGGAAATTCTGAAGCGATGAAGGCATCAATTTCCCTGTCAAAGCTTACAAACATTTCATTTAAAACTGCTCCAGCGGTGACAGTTGAAGAATTTGATAAAATGATTCAAGAGTTATGA